From Pyrenophora tritici-repentis strain M4 chromosome 1, whole genome shotgun sequence, the proteins below share one genomic window:
- a CDS encoding ABM domain containing protein: protein MVYTIVVHLVAKADQESIDKLAAKLKEASQVYSQDKETLSWFVMQDTKEPRKFCIVERYLKESSQEYHLNNPYWKTFDPYVIPLLDQPMDLRRFEELDTSVPGAGAHYHEDAVKTETSLGDMYKGTDA, encoded by the exons ATGGTCTACACAATTGTCGTCCACCTCGTCGCTAAGGCGGACCAGGAGAGCATCGATAAGCTGGCCGCGAAACTTAAGGAAGCGAGCCAGGTGTATAGTCAAGATAAAGAGACGTTGAGTTGGTTTGTTATGCAGGATACGAAGGAACCGAGGAAGTTTTGTATTGTGGAGAGGTATTTGAAGGAATCG TCTCAGGAATACCACCTCAACAACCCCTACTGGAAGACTTTCGACCCGTATGTCATTCCGCTGCTAGATCAGCCAATGGACTTGAGGCGCTTTGAGGAATTGGATACGAGTGTTCCGGGTGCGGGTGCGCATTACCATGAGGATGCTGTTAAGACAGAGACGAGCTTGG